The nucleotide window GCTGACTATGAAGGTCTTGTTGAAGGAGTTATCATAGAATCAAAAATTGATCCTCATCGAGGTAAGTTAGCCACCGTTCTTGTTCAGCATGGTACTCTGAAAAAAGGTGATATTCTCATCGCAGGACTAGCTTGGGCTAAAGTGCGGAACATGTTTGATGAATCACGCACCGCAGTTACAAGTGCTCCCCCGTCTTTTCCGGTAGAAGTCATGGGCTGGCGAGATTTACCCCAAGCTGGAGACATCGTGCTAGAAGTAGAGACGGAGGCGAAAGCTCGCCAAGTCCTAGAATTTCGGCACAAaagagaagaggagaaaaagatCAAAGAAGACCTTAAAGTCATTGAAGCGAAAAGGGAAGAACATAATAAAATTTACCAAGCTGAAGTTGAAGAGCGGCGTAAGATGGGATTTTTCAAAACCAGGCGTGTCAGAACTGCCAAACAAGTGGAGGAAGAATTTCCACATCTGAATATTCTTGTCAAAGGTGATGTGGCTGGTTCTGTTGAAGCCATTATCAATGTTATTGGAACTTATTATGATCCAAGATGTCGTTTAGATGTAGTGTCAGAAGAAGTTGGAGCTGTATCTTTGAGTGACGTTGAAGTTGCGCAGGCTTTTGATGCAATTATTTATGCCTTTAATGTTGATACTTTCAAAGATGCAAAGGTGGCAGCAGAGAAAAACAATGTCACCATTAAGAACATAAATGTCATTTACAAAGTTATAGATGATTTGAAAGAGGAACTCAGTAAAAGATTGCCGGTGGAAAAAGGTGAAAATATCATTGGAGAGGCGGTAGTGCAACAGAACTTTTTTGTcactgaaaatagaaaaaagtgttCTGTTGCTGGGTGCCGCTGTACTACAGGAAATCTGAAAAAGTCTGAGAAATTCAAAGTAGTCCGTGATGGGAAAACGGTTTTAGACGGTATGCTCCTATCAAtgaaacattttaagaatgaagtCGGAACGATAAAAGAAAATCTTGAGTGTGGGCTGATGTTTGAAGATACTGAATTTGAGTTTCTGCCTGGAGACAAAATAGTTTGCTATTCACTATATGACATACCTCAAAAAATTCGGTGGGATCCAGGTTTTTAAGGAAACGCTCTACGCCACTGATCACCAATTTAAGGCCCTCAAAACCTAATTCTTTGTAAAGTGCCtggcaaaaattgtcctttccTGTAAATTATCTTGATAATGATGTGATGCCtaataatgacaaaaaaatttgattacaaGTTTCATAATGTTAAAAATAGGAGTTGTTCTTCATATTTCTCAAAGTTCTCACTCTTTTTTTGCTGTTTAATTCCTAAGTGAAACctcatgtaaaatattattCTGAAGTTTGGCAACCAAACTTTGCAGATTTCAAGCCcatatattttaattaaaatcagTAATGGGTTTTAATAGCTGATCCAGCTCCTGTAAAATTGTTCTGAAAATGTTCAGGTGTAccaaagctgaattttttattttttatcaggaAATACTTACCTATAATGTGTCTAGGGGCTCCTTTGCTTCATTTTACAGGAGGTTAACGAGGCTTTatacacagggtgatccagaacTCCCGTACAACCAGGCACCTCCCTGTGAATTTTgaacccccaaaattttaaagagaccATCCAGAAAAGGGGCAAGAACCTCAGGGGTCTTTAGGGAGGTGAGGGACTAAAGGATCACCCTGCATTTATTGAAATAATGCTAGAGTCCATTTCATGGAGGATTAAAACTAGCGGTGTTCGTCTGCATTTGTACAACAAGATTATGTTATTTCCTCTTTCTCCTCTTACACTAAGCGGTCAATGAAGGAATCAGACTCTAGATTTCAGGGAAAAGATTAAAAGATTGCCTAGTTATTTCACTGTATCTTCGTTACTTAAGTTTGTATGTATTTACAGTGGTAGATTATATTGCTTCTGAGATTGTTAGTAAGTGAGTAACAAAAGAATATTTTCCTATTTTGtttctcatcaatgttaaagAATAAATCTTAttttccaacaatttttcttttctttttttccttgttaGTCTTAATCTACCTGAAAGATTCCAGCATAGCCCTTTTAGAGAATTagaaagggagagaggaaaTGATTGTATCTTATTTAGCTTAAGTCTCCTCCAAGTCTTTCATCTACTTTCTCAAACTTGACATTGAGTTTCAAgtataaattttctcaactatCACTCATGATTACTTTCGAAGTTCTGCAAATTACATCTTTACTCACTCACAGATTTTTTGCCTGTTTTTGCTGTGTTTTCCTTACCTACTGTTGTTTGAGCAAAGCGTCTGATTAATTATGGCTAGAAATGGTCAAaatatgctgaatttttaattttcaagttgTATCATTATGAAATGACAAATTCTCAGAGCCATGCTAAGTAACATATGAAGATCTGCATACTAATGAAAACTCAGAAGTTTCGATTCACACAGTAGGTGGGAAAACGTAGAAGATATTTTAATACTCAAGATATATTAATCTAATGCGTGAATAGATAGAATTTTATATTGTGTTTGCTGTTTTTGCACTTCAGAATTAAACTCagaatgcatttttttattgttagaatatttttgaaaaaaaattactttgcaGTAGATTTGTGCAGCATTATAGATCAATTTTATGTTTCACCAAGCACAATGATTTTCCTCTCTAtaactttctctaaaatttATCCTCTCTGTATAATCCTTAGATTAATCGTCTATTAACCACCCTTTGCAACTCTGAGGGAATCAAGCTGTGTTTTAGCCAGGGTTCGTCTTCGTAACTTTGTgatatttcaaacaaaaatttcaactcattagccccttccccctcccctctatAAAAAATCTACAAAGACATCTTTGGAGATGAGAATTCTTTAATAAATTCAACACTCCTATCAACATTTTAAGTAACGCCCAAACGTCAGTAAAACTCCGCAGTAAGCTCATGAAGCTATTAAGTACTTACTGCTGAGAAAAAGCCTCTCCACATAATGGCAGTCTGTGTTAATTTCAAAATAGTAAATGCATGCAGCCAAGTCATTTCATTTGCCCAAAACTCTAAATATACCCCTGAAACATTACTGCGTAAATGATTTACCCACTCAAATTTTCTAGCCTGAAAAATCTACCATTGCAATTcatcttctctctctctttctcttcgttttcttttataatttttttatctagCCATATATATTTTCTATCTTTATAGTGCATTTCTAGAGAAAGCCTATACACCAaggtgaattttttcttcttcgtgtaAAAGATATCTCACCGAGGCTGGGTCTCAGCTTTTAATGCCCTCCTAGAGCCTCCCTGCAAATTGAGGACAAGcagggtgtttacaagtccggaaatagtactgattttttaagggcggtccggaagtactgaaaaaaagtgcaaaaaatcCGCTTGTAggtctgaaatttttcatttttgtcgcaatttgagagagaaattcaaatttttgaaatttttcgaattttatcaaatggaggtactgaaatagtaccgaatttttccgttgaagaggtactgaattgcTCGGAATGCACTGTAAAactactgatttttggccagcctgttttcgtagacaccctggacaAAACAAAACTCTTAACAGTGCTGGTGCACAATGTTTATACAGAACATTGAGTGAGTGGCAAAATAGATCAGTCTTATTCAGAGTCAAAAATCCCTTATAAAGTAGCATTAGCATTTTAAGGAATTAGTTTGGGGTTAATCATCTTACCTAAGTTACCTATCTAACGCTATTTTACAGTACACATTTTTTGACATCCACTCTATATTCTGCGTTTGGTAGTTATCCCTAACAATTCTATAACACAGCCCTATAGTAGCCACTACTATTATAAAATACCATCaaaaattccttaattttcaaAAGACAACTCCTAAGAAAACCAAGAATATGTTCGTTGTAGGAAACTCTTGTTGggtattttttacaataaaactCACAAGATGTGAAACTTCagtaaaattgaagtttttaaaataagagTTAAAGAGTCCCTACCTAGATGTCAACTAGGTATAGTTTTTCAACACTAAAACTTCTGTTaagaaaaatgttggaaaaatttcagggaagctagtcatttttttaaacgactttttaaggaaaatttcatcaagagttacttaaatttcacctaaaaaaatAGCCAGAAAGGGTTTCCCAAAACaaattttatcagttttttaaggaatttttgaaaaatgtttttgaagcTCATTGCATTAGTCAGATTCCTAGAATCTGACTACTTTTCCCTTTCCCCTTACTTTTAGAAAAGCCACAAAAAGCAAGTTTATTTCGTTGATTAGGTAAGGTACTTAAGTATACTCTGAGAAATCGAGAAAACAGCATTTTGTAGTTAAGAAACTTAAGATAGGTAGTAGAACAATATGTGATACAGGAGGGCAAACTGTGCTTATAGGTAGAACCTCGTATTATTCAGTGCTGCAATAAAATCAATTTGAGGTCAGCAGGTAACaccgattttcatttttcggtgCTGAACATTCTCTAGGTAGGCACTATACTCTCAAGAACATCAGGCCTAAATTTTGAGTCACAATTCGTTTTAATAATGATACTTTCAAGCGTTTGAAGTGAATCAATGCCAAGTTTGGCAACAGTGTTTGCAAACTTTGACGACGTGTGTTttgaattcttaattttttatcctcTAAGTTTAGATTTCTGCCAAAAAGGGTCAAATGTTAGGTACTTAATCTTTGCGCTATGCAGAATGAGCCCTTCTGATCCCTGGAGTagtcacttcatttttttctcaaccttAAGGCATATTTTGCCCTGCTGCATCTCTTAATTTGTCATCTCtggatttttcaattgaaaattagctgaaagttcttgaaaaaattggcgACACAAAACTGTGCTGAATAGGTATAGGTACTCTTTTACCAGTTGTAATGTTATTGTTGCTTAACAATAATTGCAGAAGCATGCAACCACCATTAAGTGTTACTCAATTTTCAGGCAGCCAGTGATCAAAAGATTTTTGGCAAAAAGAATCCTGAAGTAAGACAAGACAGAGAATAGGAACAAATCTTTCAGCTTCTGGAAGGTCAAAATTTCCTATAGCTTTACAAGGTGTACCATGTACCAATTAATGTTGCTTTATACATCACTGATGGGATCTCAATGATCGACCAGCTATATTCACTAGGTATTTTGTAAGAGCAATGAGTCGGCCAATTCAAATTATGTTTACTAACCAGTGAGAATATAACCATTATTCGAAATAttgctgttttaattaattccAAGGAGAAAGAAATACATTTTCTAAGTACGCAATAGTTACAATAGCTCttatctcagatttttcaatGATGGAATAAAAAGGCTTGATGGTTGCTCAAGAGTCGAGACACATGTCAAatccctttttttttacatcaaagTAATCATCTCCTATtctccact belongs to Bemisia tabaci chromosome 6, PGI_BMITA_v3 and includes:
- the mIF2 gene encoding translation initiation factor IF-2, mitochondrial codes for the protein MKPTFLRSFNTKQYFNILCSYAPVIGSSFKLRASSVSPHDVHQFLPCRSLWCSPVLCKRRKTREERKNPTLLVYTPKKLNAPVIGVWQGITVKELAKVCERSVDSVLEALSYDETEFLYFRPSSQLTDFKIIQRALKRLGMKMKIIANPSQTFQFDGPLEADIQRRHLKPHVELVPRPPVVTVMGHVDHGKTSLLDALRNSNVVASEFGGITQHIGAFQVKLSSGAKVTFLDTPGHAAFKAMRNRGAQCTDIVVLVVAADDGVMEQTLESIKMANDAQVPMIIAINKIDKHGANIEKTKQMLINNHVMLEEAGGDTQVVPISAKQKLNLDKLVEAISVQAQVMDLRADYEGLVEGVIIESKIDPHRGKLATVLVQHGTLKKGDILIAGLAWAKVRNMFDESRTAVTSAPPSFPVEVMGWRDLPQAGDIVLEVETEAKARQVLEFRHKREEEKKIKEDLKVIEAKREEHNKIYQAEVEERRKMGFFKTRRVRTAKQVEEEFPHLNILVKGDVAGSVEAIINVIGTYYDPRCRLDVVSEEVGAVSLSDVEVAQAFDAIIYAFNVDTFKDAKVAAEKNNVTIKNINVIYKVIDDLKEELSKRLPVEKGENIIGEAVVQQNFFVTENRKKCSVAGCRCTTGNLKKSEKFKVVRDGKTVLDGMLLSMKHFKNEVGTIKENLECGLMFEDTEFEFLPGDKIVCYSLYDIPQKIRWDPGF